One window of Thermocoleostomius sinensis A174 genomic DNA carries:
- the nrdJ gene encoding ribonucleoside-triphosphate reductase, adenosylcobalamin-dependent — MVQDLERIRSDRPSANHPFPESAPAANPVFFRTYSRRSGNANHLRETWEQVCDRTLHGLAKLGQLTPVEVEHLDRMQRSLKSLPSGRWLWVGGTSWIENPDNFSGAYNCTSTNVVDWRAFGLMMDLAMMGCGTGAVLEPKYISQLPAIRNRLNVVLKGEIGTAIVAQRQEETTIDITGNTATMQVGDSRRGWVTSYQTLLELSTDERFPEAVEVTVDLSHVRPAGETLKGFGGVANPIRLPALYQRCAAILNKAIGRQLTSVECCLLIDEAAVTIVAGNIRRSAGMRQGDSEDADFAAAKENLWQQDAEGNWRIDPERDSLRMANHTRVFHHKPTQEECMAAVRKQFYSGEGAIQWAGEAIARSSVDLLSTAELKAEFVSVYEQGQARKWLQEHYPTMSDDEIEHRLGRYGLNPCGEILGKNFHCNLAEVHLNQLDPHNLQDQEDAFTAGALSVAALLNHRFQEPRYQYSRDLDPIVGVSFTGLFDFFVHAFGVEWLRWWEQGRPDTVKGLEFKTREQQYLSRWKETVHRVVWDYCDRHNLKRPNRCTTVQPAGTKSLLTGASPGWHPPKAQRFIRRITFRKNDPVALACLDYGYKIVPSQSDKDETGRLLDDAFDPRCTEWLVEIPVEVSWANLPGADEIEISKFSALAQMDFYMQVQKHYTTHNTSATIELREHEIDELGDRIYRAIRDDEGYISVALLARFDDLQTFPRLPFEPISKQQYDQLIQEVAARRKTQNFHQALSGYDLGEMVEAGPAGCDSDKCLLPDPQESQGS, encoded by the coding sequence ATGGTTCAAGACCTCGAACGAATTCGTTCCGATCGTCCTTCTGCTAATCACCCTTTTCCTGAATCGGCCCCTGCGGCTAACCCGGTTTTCTTTAGAACCTATAGTCGTCGATCGGGGAATGCCAATCATCTCCGAGAAACTTGGGAACAGGTCTGCGATCGAACCCTGCACGGACTGGCCAAACTTGGTCAACTCACACCTGTCGAAGTTGAACACTTAGACCGGATGCAGCGATCGCTTAAAAGTTTGCCGTCTGGACGCTGGCTCTGGGTGGGCGGTACAAGCTGGATCGAAAACCCCGACAATTTTTCTGGCGCTTACAACTGCACTAGCACCAATGTTGTTGACTGGCGAGCCTTTGGTCTAATGATGGATCTGGCAATGATGGGCTGTGGTACAGGAGCAGTGTTGGAACCAAAATATATTAGCCAGCTTCCGGCAATTCGCAATCGGCTTAACGTTGTGCTGAAGGGTGAAATTGGTACGGCAATCGTGGCACAGCGCCAAGAGGAAACGACGATTGACATCACCGGCAATACAGCGACAATGCAGGTGGGTGATAGCCGTCGGGGCTGGGTCACGTCCTATCAAACGCTGCTGGAACTCTCGACTGATGAGCGCTTTCCCGAAGCAGTTGAAGTCACAGTAGATTTAAGCCATGTGCGCCCCGCTGGAGAAACACTGAAAGGCTTTGGTGGTGTGGCTAATCCGATTCGACTGCCTGCGCTTTATCAACGCTGTGCGGCCATTCTCAACAAGGCGATCGGTCGGCAATTAACCTCAGTCGAGTGCTGTTTGTTGATCGATGAAGCCGCTGTGACGATCGTGGCCGGCAACATTCGGCGTAGTGCAGGAATGCGTCAGGGTGACAGCGAGGATGCAGACTTTGCTGCTGCAAAAGAAAACCTCTGGCAACAGGATGCGGAGGGTAACTGGCGCATTGATCCAGAACGAGATTCGCTGCGCATGGCTAACCACACCCGCGTATTTCACCACAAGCCGACCCAGGAGGAATGTATGGCGGCGGTTCGCAAGCAGTTCTATTCTGGTGAAGGTGCGATTCAATGGGCTGGTGAAGCGATCGCTCGTTCCAGCGTTGATTTGCTATCGACTGCTGAGTTAAAAGCTGAATTCGTCAGTGTTTATGAGCAGGGACAAGCAAGGAAATGGCTTCAGGAACACTATCCAACTATGAGTGATGATGAAATTGAGCATCGCTTAGGACGCTATGGGTTGAATCCATGTGGTGAAATTTTGGGAAAAAACTTTCATTGCAACTTGGCGGAGGTTCACCTCAATCAGCTAGATCCCCATAACTTACAAGACCAAGAAGATGCGTTTACAGCAGGTGCGCTGTCTGTAGCTGCGTTGCTTAACCATCGCTTTCAAGAACCACGCTATCAATATTCGCGAGACCTTGACCCGATCGTCGGGGTATCGTTCACGGGTTTATTCGATTTCTTTGTTCATGCCTTTGGTGTTGAGTGGTTGCGCTGGTGGGAACAGGGGCGTCCAGATACGGTGAAAGGCTTAGAATTTAAAACACGAGAGCAACAATACCTGAGTCGCTGGAAAGAAACCGTACACCGCGTCGTGTGGGACTATTGCGATCGGCACAATCTTAAACGTCCCAATCGTTGCACCACCGTTCAACCCGCTGGCACAAAATCTTTGCTGACCGGAGCCAGTCCCGGTTGGCATCCACCCAAAGCGCAACGCTTCATTCGTCGTATCACCTTCCGCAAGAACGATCCGGTGGCACTAGCCTGTCTAGACTATGGATACAAAATTGTGCCGTCTCAGTCTGACAAAGATGAGACTGGGCGTTTATTGGATGATGCTTTTGATCCGCGTTGTACCGAGTGGCTGGTGGAAATTCCTGTAGAGGTGTCCTGGGCTAATTTGCCAGGAGCCGATGAAATCGAGATTTCTAAGTTCTCTGCTCTCGCTCAGATGGATTTTTACATGCAGGTACAGAAGCACTACACGACTCACAATACCTCCGCCACGATCGAATTGCGAGAACATGAAATTGATGAACTGGGCGATCGCATTTATCGAGCCATTCGCGACGACGAAGGCTATATTTCTGTGGCCCTGTTGGCTCGCTTTGACGATTTGCAAACCTTTCCGCGTTTACCGTTTGAACCCATTTCAAAACAACAGTACGATCAATTGATCCAAGAAGTTGCAGCACGGCGGAAAACTCAGAATTTCCATCAAGCCTTGAGTGGTTATGACTTAGGCGAAATGGTCGAAGCTGGGCCTGCCGGATGTGATAGCGACAAGTGTTTGCTACCCGATCCTCAAGAATCTCAAGGATCATGA
- a CDS encoding sterol desaturase family protein produces MWSLAIVCFVIAFVLASLVEYWMHRLMHVSPKIGERHRDHHRRNEGQGVVWEFLDYVKGSVILMALPFLFSWQVGIGWALGALFFAGFSAYAHQLQHENPTKCFWMKMPVHYVHHKYGMWNHNFGLAVDWWDHVFGTYKPVEWLTEEELSQPPRNYLQLRWW; encoded by the coding sequence ATGTGGAGTTTGGCGATCGTTTGTTTTGTCATTGCGTTTGTGTTGGCCAGTTTGGTTGAATACTGGATGCATCGCTTGATGCATGTGTCGCCGAAGATTGGTGAACGCCATCGAGATCATCATCGCCGTAACGAGGGACAAGGGGTCGTTTGGGAATTTCTAGATTACGTCAAAGGTAGCGTCATTTTAATGGCCTTGCCGTTTTTGTTTTCCTGGCAAGTCGGAATCGGCTGGGCCTTAGGGGCACTCTTCTTCGCAGGTTTTTCAGCCTATGCTCACCAACTTCAGCACGAAAACCCTACCAAGTGCTTCTGGATGAAAATGCCTGTTCACTATGTTCACCATAAGTACGGAATGTGGAATCACAACTTTGGACTAGCCGTCGATTGGTGGGATCATGTATTTGGCACATACAAGCCAGTGGAGTGGCTAACTGAGGAAGAACTGAGTCAACCACCAAGAAATTACCTGCAATTACGCTGGTGGTAA
- a CDS encoding TGS domain-containing protein, whose amino-acid sequence MVSRVLMNLDVLLDLTLEPGWNGDYEDFDRRRQAMEQLDTLIEADQLVVYVPPFIVCLAHMQVMIHFGAQQAQHVVHRILELASTHLSLDYERLLEQSNTASNYFGGVADLYDVMLLSCGWQLNVEAIVARRPQFFHQLMEANQATFAGFNIPILTAGALVNLISETRLHDPVGEMIYAITPQNRVINLPQGATPIDFAYKIHTKLGNRCISALVNGREVSLDRRLKTGDVVEILKDTNATPNPAWLTFVVTRTAKQGIQRGLKQVNTQRGWRLIKQVLGRNIRGYRPKLEQVARLLNRLSVDDLMSTIGSEEISIQQLQELLHSCNHVSDSFSEQRYVQLENSDMPGSGEQSWRVALCCTPLPGDPIVGVVASPKRSMRIHRATCANLRDLSPEKLRPLIWNTNGCRIQIQLTLADKPDIFRPILNKLVENAITPDLRSVNIFDETAKATIGMTITSRAQLEEVLSQISSLPHVLHVKLARPVLDMPNSVRFQ is encoded by the coding sequence ATGGTTTCCAGGGTTTTAATGAATCTAGATGTCCTTCTAGATTTAACGCTGGAACCCGGTTGGAATGGCGATTATGAAGACTTTGATCGCCGCAGACAGGCGATGGAGCAGTTAGATACCTTAATTGAGGCAGACCAACTGGTGGTCTATGTGCCGCCCTTTATTGTGTGCTTGGCTCACATGCAGGTGATGATCCATTTTGGTGCCCAGCAAGCCCAACATGTGGTTCACCGCATTCTTGAATTAGCCAGTACGCATCTTAGCCTTGACTATGAACGCCTACTAGAGCAGTCCAATACGGCATCCAACTATTTTGGCGGCGTGGCGGATTTGTATGATGTGATGTTGTTGAGTTGCGGTTGGCAGCTTAATGTAGAAGCGATCGTGGCCCGCCGCCCCCAGTTTTTCCATCAACTGATGGAAGCCAATCAAGCCACCTTTGCCGGATTTAATATTCCCATTTTGACGGCTGGAGCCTTGGTCAATCTCATTTCTGAGACACGACTACATGATCCAGTAGGAGAAATGATCTATGCAATCACGCCCCAAAATCGAGTCATTAACTTGCCCCAAGGTGCCACCCCTATCGACTTTGCCTACAAAATTCATACGAAGCTGGGCAATCGCTGCATCAGTGCTCTGGTGAACGGGCGAGAGGTTTCCCTCGATCGGCGCTTAAAAACTGGCGATGTTGTCGAAATTCTCAAGGACACCAATGCAACTCCGAATCCTGCTTGGTTAACCTTTGTCGTTACACGCACCGCTAAACAGGGCATTCAACGCGGACTGAAGCAGGTTAATACTCAACGGGGCTGGCGATTGATCAAGCAAGTGCTGGGTAGAAATATTCGAGGGTATCGACCCAAACTAGAACAAGTAGCACGATTGCTGAATCGGCTGTCGGTGGATGATCTTATGAGTACGATCGGTTCGGAAGAAATAAGCATTCAGCAGTTGCAGGAATTGCTGCATAGCTGCAACCATGTTAGCGATTCTTTCAGTGAACAGCGGTATGTTCAGCTTGAAAATTCTGATATGCCTGGATCAGGCGAACAAAGCTGGCGCGTTGCTTTGTGTTGTACGCCGTTACCTGGAGATCCGATCGTGGGGGTGGTAGCGTCGCCTAAGCGATCGATGCGAATTCATCGAGCGACCTGTGCTAACCTGCGCGATTTAAGCCCAGAGAAACTGCGACCCCTCATCTGGAATACCAATGGCTGTCGGATTCAAATTCAACTCACGTTGGCCGACAAACCCGATATCTTTCGACCGATTTTGAACAAGCTGGTAGAAAACGCCATCACACCCGACCTGCGTAGCGTAAACATTTTCGATGAAACCGCCAAAGCTACAATCGGGATGACCATTACCTCTCGAGCGCAACTAGAAGAGGTACTTAGCCAAATTTCTAGTCTGCCCCATGTACTGCATGTAAAACTAGCTCGTCCGGTTCTGGATATGCCTAATTCCGTTCGCTTTCAGTAA
- a CDS encoding NfeD family protein, which translates to MADFNLLKGLTSLLSSKGSSAFQTVGVPSLPGFSRSEAIVVKAIEPFRAGRVRFQGSWWSARCQGNVTLPPGERVSVIGRQNITLLVEPVASLPVVEPLILSGQSSH; encoded by the coding sequence ATGGCAGACTTTAATCTGCTTAAGGGTTTAACGTCACTGTTGTCTAGTAAAGGATCAAGCGCTTTTCAAACGGTAGGTGTTCCTTCCCTACCCGGTTTTTCAAGGTCAGAAGCCATTGTCGTCAAGGCGATCGAACCCTTTAGAGCAGGGCGCGTTCGTTTTCAAGGCTCTTGGTGGTCGGCTCGATGTCAAGGAAATGTGACGCTGCCACCGGGTGAACGAGTTAGCGTGATTGGGCGACAGAACATCACATTGCTGGTTGAACCAGTAGCTAGTTTGCCAGTCGTTGAACCCTTAATCCTCTCTGGTCAGTCGTCTCATTAA
- a CDS encoding DnaJ C-terminal domain-containing protein encodes MAATDFKDYYATLGINKGATADDIKQAYRKLARKYHPDVNPGDKVAEAKFKEVNEAYEVLSDPDKRRKYDQFGQYWNRVGTGAGGWSSGAGATDFSGFDFSQYGSFDEFINELLGRFGGAPGGARTYSYRTSTGGSGFNGGFNDYSGFGNTEAAVGQDLESKIVLSFSEAFHGVQKRINVNGEIITVRIPAGAKPGSRIRIKGKGQMNPYSRQRGDLYLVVEIQPHNFFQFEGENLVGELPITPDEAVLGASVEVPTPDGSVTMNIPAGIRSGQVMRLRGKGWRNPKGDRGDQLVRIVIVPPKTLTSTEREYYEKIRASRSSDPRSHLKQVKL; translated from the coding sequence ATGGCAGCAACTGACTTCAAAGACTACTACGCAACCCTGGGAATTAACAAAGGCGCCACAGCGGATGATATCAAGCAAGCGTACCGGAAATTGGCACGCAAATACCATCCTGATGTGAATCCAGGTGATAAAGTTGCAGAGGCAAAATTTAAAGAAGTCAATGAAGCCTATGAAGTTCTATCCGATCCTGATAAGCGCCGGAAGTATGATCAGTTTGGACAATATTGGAATCGCGTAGGCACAGGAGCAGGCGGTTGGTCTTCTGGTGCAGGAGCAACTGATTTCAGCGGCTTTGACTTTAGTCAGTATGGTAGCTTTGACGAATTTATTAATGAACTGTTGGGTCGCTTCGGCGGTGCGCCGGGCGGTGCTCGAACCTATAGCTATCGCACTAGCACAGGTGGCTCAGGATTCAACGGTGGGTTCAATGATTATTCCGGCTTCGGCAATACGGAGGCTGCGGTTGGACAGGATTTAGAATCAAAAATTGTTTTATCGTTCTCTGAAGCGTTTCACGGTGTACAAAAACGCATCAACGTTAACGGTGAAATTATTACTGTTCGGATTCCGGCTGGCGCAAAGCCCGGTTCTCGTATCCGCATTAAGGGTAAAGGGCAAATGAACCCCTATAGCCGGCAGCGAGGCGATCTTTATTTAGTAGTAGAAATTCAACCGCACAACTTCTTCCAATTTGAGGGCGAAAATTTGGTGGGTGAGCTACCCATTACTCCGGATGAAGCGGTGTTAGGAGCCTCTGTGGAAGTGCCCACGCCGGATGGTTCCGTGACGATGAATATTCCAGCGGGCATTCGATCGGGACAAGTGATGCGCTTGCGTGGTAAAGGTTGGCGTAACCCTAAAGGCGATCGGGGCGATCAGTTAGTGCGGATTGTGATTGTGCCGCCTAAGACTCTCACATCTACAGAGCGAGAGTATTACGAGAAGATCCGCGCTAGTCGAAGTTCTGATCCACGCAGCCATTTGAAACAAGTCAAGCTATAG
- a CDS encoding AAA family ATPase, with protein MRKRLYLLIGLPGSGKSTLAASMQGTCSTLRLVSTDRIRGQLFGDEAIQGPWSLIWRQVGQQLREIVQQIEQGQCQAVLYDATNTRRQSRRAVIALARSLAFTHITGLWIDTPLSVCLERNRQRDRQVPDEVIQRMQRQLEGAPPNLEEGLSCLIRYSSCVDQARSSRTSPPILAPMQMSLQKSQPLNRTSRGTEIPLFSMTQPNPLDLNSW; from the coding sequence ATGAGAAAGCGATTGTATTTGTTGATTGGGCTACCTGGCAGCGGTAAGTCTACACTCGCCGCATCGATGCAAGGCACTTGTTCTACTTTACGCCTTGTTTCCACCGATCGCATTCGCGGTCAACTTTTTGGCGATGAAGCCATTCAAGGACCTTGGTCATTAATTTGGCGACAAGTGGGGCAACAGCTTCGTGAGATCGTGCAGCAAATTGAGCAAGGGCAGTGTCAAGCCGTCCTGTATGACGCAACCAACACCCGCCGTCAATCACGCCGCGCCGTCATTGCTCTCGCCCGATCGCTTGCGTTTACGCACATCACTGGGCTGTGGATAGATACACCGTTGTCTGTATGTCTTGAACGCAATCGACAGCGCGATCGCCAAGTTCCCGATGAAGTAATTCAACGAATGCAGCGTCAACTTGAGGGTGCCCCTCCCAACTTGGAGGAAGGACTCAGTTGCTTAATTCGCTACTCGTCCTGCGTGGACCAAGCTCGATCGAGCAGGACATCACCCCCCATCTTGGCACCGATGCAAATGAGTCTTCAAAAAAGCCAACCTCTAAATCGTACAAGCAGAGGTACGGAAATTCCTCTATTCTCAATGACCCAACCGAACCCGCTTGACCTAAACTCTTGGTAG
- a CDS encoding DUF6816 family protein, with the protein MKRPWRLVWILSLLLLWLFCSGTAQAGMLSDRLSQFPDWHEKPLSQPAKDEDLFYPDWFDGNWTVTTTLVDMVAPLAPDIVTPGFEGNRQFLNQPITCPIRFVKLAVPRVQSLLSPIFRNKSPQVVSDRAFNGESLTKAYLGDQAILAVKVDPTNPNRQITLFRSDRQLVSTVIARATETPDPDRFITTEVFQQEFLGAPEIYFNEVENTTAYTHHATVESPETPEIVADQVTAIYLSPQDPHYFEAIDPKSLFGEPRPVALYRYRLEFRRAAG; encoded by the coding sequence ATGAAGAGACCATGGCGACTCGTTTGGATTTTATCGTTGCTGCTGCTGTGGCTATTTTGCAGTGGCACGGCCCAGGCAGGCATGTTGAGCGATCGGCTGTCACAGTTCCCCGATTGGCACGAAAAGCCCCTATCTCAACCGGCCAAAGATGAAGACTTGTTCTATCCAGACTGGTTTGATGGGAATTGGACCGTCACAACAACGTTGGTGGATATGGTAGCTCCCCTCGCCCCTGACATTGTGACGCCGGGGTTTGAAGGCAATCGCCAATTTCTCAATCAACCCATCACTTGTCCGATTCGCTTTGTTAAATTAGCGGTTCCTCGGGTACAGTCGCTGCTATCGCCAATTTTCCGAAACAAATCTCCGCAAGTGGTGTCCGATCGCGCCTTTAATGGCGAAAGTTTAACCAAAGCATACTTGGGCGATCAGGCCATTTTGGCGGTGAAAGTTGATCCGACTAATCCCAATCGGCAAATCACGTTGTTTCGTTCCGATCGACAACTGGTGTCTACTGTCATCGCTCGGGCTACTGAAACCCCAGATCCCGATCGATTTATTACGACAGAGGTGTTTCAGCAGGAATTTTTAGGGGCACCCGAAATCTACTTCAACGAAGTCGAAAATACGACAGCGTATACGCATCACGCGACTGTAGAATCGCCCGAAACCCCCGAAATTGTTGCCGATCAGGTGACAGCCATCTACCTATCGCCCCAAGATCCCCATTACTTTGAGGCGATCGATCCTAAAAGTTTGTTTGGTGAACCTCGTCCTGTGGCGCTGTATCGCTACCGTCTAGAGTTTCGTCGGGCAGCAGGATGA
- a CDS encoding ChuX/HutX family heme-like substrate-binding protein, which translates to MTATLKDFLEACQTLGLLRLIVTSHAAVLEARGSIEKLFYAELPGKGKYANMHQEGFEFHLNMDKITQVAFEEGESKRGNFTTYAIRFLDDRREVSLSLFLQWGKPGEYAPGQVETWQALREQYGETWHPHPVEVL; encoded by the coding sequence ATGACAGCAACGCTGAAAGACTTTTTAGAAGCTTGCCAAACATTGGGTTTATTACGATTGATTGTGACCAGCCATGCAGCCGTTTTAGAAGCACGAGGCTCGATCGAAAAACTGTTTTATGCGGAACTTCCGGGTAAAGGCAAGTACGCTAATATGCACCAGGAGGGCTTTGAATTTCACCTGAACATGGACAAAATTACGCAGGTGGCGTTTGAAGAAGGGGAGTCCAAGCGGGGCAACTTTACAACCTATGCCATTCGGTTTCTGGACGATCGTAGAGAGGTATCGCTGAGTTTATTTCTTCAGTGGGGCAAACCCGGCGAATATGCACCGGGACAGGTTGAAACGTGGCAGGCTTTACGAGAACAATATGGAGAAACATGGCACCCTCATCCCGTTGAAGTGCTTTAG
- a CDS encoding alpha/beta fold hydrolase, whose amino-acid sequence MGDWWQQQFPSGRQTLTIVDASDRPVTIAYGEVGTGKPLMLLHGIGSWSYNWRANIQPLSQHFRVICVDAKGYGFSSAAPLPETVGHQVLELGRMIQALSDRPVCVAAESMGALTTLALAQSQPDLLDRLVLINVPIFPKQLPSWGMQLLSYLPLEWVQWVDQGQLLCPFAPLVQEIMRWVRQEVVVDPNSISDDELYWLTYPYLYRTGALTQFAADLQLAAQEIDRTLQQQPTLLGAIQQHLHTIKHSTLILWSDRDRWFPPTDGERLQSRLPEARLELIPNCGHVASSGNPKVVNAAIIEHCLET is encoded by the coding sequence ATGGGTGATTGGTGGCAACAACAGTTTCCATCGGGACGGCAAACCCTGACAATTGTAGATGCCAGCGATCGCCCAGTGACGATCGCCTATGGTGAAGTGGGGACGGGTAAACCGTTAATGTTGCTGCATGGCATTGGCAGTTGGAGCTATAACTGGCGTGCCAATATTCAACCGTTGTCCCAGCATTTCCGCGTTATTTGTGTCGATGCTAAAGGCTATGGTTTCTCGTCTGCGGCTCCACTTCCCGAAACAGTAGGCCATCAGGTGCTTGAACTGGGGCGCATGATTCAAGCGCTCAGCGATCGCCCAGTATGTGTCGCGGCTGAATCCATGGGGGCACTGACGACCCTCGCCTTAGCTCAATCCCAGCCGGACTTGCTCGATCGACTGGTGCTAATAAACGTCCCGATTTTTCCTAAACAACTGCCCAGTTGGGGAATGCAATTACTGTCGTATCTGCCCTTGGAGTGGGTGCAGTGGGTCGATCAAGGGCAGCTATTGTGTCCGTTTGCCCCGCTGGTGCAGGAAATAATGCGCTGGGTGCGCCAGGAGGTGGTCGTTGATCCTAATTCAATTAGCGATGATGAGCTTTACTGGTTAACCTATCCCTACCTCTATCGAACCGGAGCCTTGACCCAATTTGCTGCCGACTTGCAGTTGGCCGCGCAGGAAATCGATCGCACTCTGCAACAACAGCCGACGCTGTTGGGAGCAATTCAGCAGCACTTACATACGATCAAGCATTCAACCCTGATTCTTTGGTCTGATCGCGATCGATGGTTCCCGCCCACCGACGGTGAACGCCTGCAATCTCGCTTACCCGAGGCTCGTCTAGAACTCATTCCTAACTGTGGACATGTCGCCTCTAGCGGCAACCCGAAGGTCGTCAATGCCGCCATCATTGAACACTGTTTAGAAACGTGA